In Perca flavescens isolate YP-PL-M2 chromosome 7, PFLA_1.0, whole genome shotgun sequence, the following proteins share a genomic window:
- the tshz2 gene encoding teashirt homolog 2: protein MPRRKQQAPKRAAVYEDGVLQDSVPEEDAENDAQTEEECSEKTSPKVSEDRELDNKSTNTYSNQNSPISVLSNQEAELESRLSDASDRLSDFKTSPPPESKRDDESPSSKHKEETGGSLEKMRAAYANFLSDSYWTGIGMDMKVGKNTSKANCDSTNGSTKSEFDWHQDALSKTFHQSLSPKPASKPNLFSSVHLYRQTTKPCGSVFTGASRFRCKDCSAAYDTLVELTVHMNKSGHYQDNNHSKQSNSSASSSKSRKRNFQDMEGKEDAQKVLKCMFCGHSFDSLQDLSVHMIKTKHYQKVPLKEPIPVITPKLLPPTKKRAFETVRPCSPDSTTGISGYTEAQRAAAISNANNNRYGYQNGASYTWQFETCKSQILKCMECGSSHDTLQQLTTHMMVTGHFIKVTNSASKKGKQLALDPLAIEKIQGLAEPAASDTEGEKVFPKNPSPGSSDKDSQGEGTSDKMEDAEAKDDKQESEDQKAGNGTFKYPYLREEDLEQDSGGGGDILKSLANTVASAINKAQTGTPSWSAYPSIHAAYQLSGIIKSAPLSASPPTQLKQTFNHKLRPIAPKGKLYHGAVGVEAPQGPHQNVDIKKEKVGISDGKESQNVKFDLLENDDSDCQDDSSSSSKLDADCMNEGSEAIKGKLSPAFSDRGKTPSPSASNGRATTSEPLGDTPTLLGINPLSALQSVLNNHLGKANKPHNSRVDKLSAHAQSIFADINRSSEKPALMLRNAIRKRPDNPFLFVNDDQPIDLTKSKHSKQSSSLLQPSSPMPQKYALSDIADMVKVLPKATTPKPSVPSRIPAMKLESDVRRFEDVSAEVYSVHKRKGRQSNWNPRHLLILQAQFASSLFQTSEGKYLLSDLGPQERMHISKFTGLSMTTISHWLANVKYQLRKTGGTKFLKSMDTGHPIFYCNDCASQFRSPASFISHLESHLGFQIKDMCKMPVEHQTKVEEPELSKALGVRATEALVTDEDMDSKFKCKLCCRTFASNHAVKLHLSKTHSKSPDNHSQYVEMDKE from the coding sequence CTGAGAACGACGCTCAGACTGAAGAGGAATGCTCGGAGAAGACCAGCCCCAAAGTGTCCGAGGACAGAGAGCTAGACAACAAGAGCACCAACACTTACAGCAACCAGAACTCTCCCATCAGTGTCCTTTCCAACCAAGAGGCCGAGTTGGAGTCACGCCTTAGCGACGCCAGTGACCGGCTCTCAGACTTCAAAACCTCCCCGCCGCCCGAGAGCAAGAGGGATGACGAAAGCCCCAGCTCCAAACATAAAGAGGAGACGGGCGGCAGCTTGGAGAAGATGAGGGCAGCCTATGCAAACTTTCTTTCCGATTCCTACTGGACGGGAATAGGGATGGACATGAAAGTCGGCAAGAACACCAGCAAAGCCAACTGCGACAGCACCAACGGAAGCACCAAGAGTGAGTTTGACTGGCACCAGGATGCGCTCTCAAAGACTTTTCATCAGTCCCTCTCCCCGAAGCCTGCATCCAAACCTAACCTCTTCAGCTCTGTCCACCTGTACAGGCAAACCACCAAACCCTGTGGCTCAGTGTTCACGGGAGCCAGCCGATTTCGCTGTAAGGATTGTAGCGCCGCTTACGACACTCTCGTGGAGCTGACCGTCCACATGAACAAGAGCGGACACTACCAGGACAACAACCACAGCAAGCAGAGTAACTCCTCTGCTTCGTCCTCGAAATCTAGGAAACGGAATTTTCAGGATATGGAGGGGAAAGAGGACGCACAAAAAGTTTTGAAGTGCATGTTCTGCGGCCACTCTTTTGACTCACTCCAGGATTTGAGCGTCCATATGATTAAAACTAAGCATTACCAAAAGGTGCCTTTAAAAGAGCCAATCCCAGTCATCACACCCAAACTGTTGCCACCAACCAAGAAACGGGCCTTTGAAACGGTGAGACCTTGCTCCCCTGACTCTACGACCGGCATATCTGGCTACACCGAGGCACAAAGGGCCGCTGCCATTTCGAATGCGAACAATAATCGCTACGGCTATCAGAACGGAGCGAGTTACACTTGGCAGTTTGAGACGTGCAAGTCTCAGATTCTTAAATGCATGGAGTGTGGAAGCTCCCACGACACCCTTCAGCAACTCACCACACACATGATGGTCACCGGACACTTCATCAAAGTCACAAACTCGGCCTCTAAAAAGGGTAAACAGTTAGCGCTTGACCCCCTGGCCATAGAAAAGATCCAGGGTTTAGCCGAGCCTGCTGCCAGTGACACGGAGGGAGAAAAGGTCTTTCCGAAAAATCCTTCCCCCGGGAGCAGTGACAAGGATAGCCAGGGGGAAGGTACATCAGACAAAATGGAAGACGCTGAAGCTAAGGATGACAAGCAAGAGAGTGAGGATCAAAAGGCAGGCAATGGGACTTTTAAGTACCCATATCTCCGCGAGGAGGATCTTGAACAGGACTCGGGAGGAGGAGGGGACATTCTTAAATCTTTAGCCAACACCGTGGCCTCTGCCATCAATAAAGCTCAAACGGGGACGCCAAGCTGGAGTGCCTATCCGAGCATTCACGCTGCCTATCAGCTCTCCGGCATCATCAAAAGCGCCCCTCTCTCCGCGTCTCCTCCTACTCAGCTAAAGCAGACATTTAACCACAAGCTGAGACCGATTGCCCCAAAGGGGAAGTTGTACCACGGTGCTGTGGGAGTTGAGGCTCCCCAGGGACCGCATCAAAACGTGGacatcaaaaaagaaaaggttggCATTAGCGATGGTAAAGAAAGTCAGAATGTTAAGTTTGATCTGTTGGAGAATGATGACAGCGATTGTCAGGAcgattcctcttcctcttcaaaGCTTGATGCAGACTGTATGAATGAAGGGAGTGAAGCGATCAAAGGGAAGTTGAGCCCCGCTTTCTCTGACAGAGGCAAGACACCGAGCCCCTCTGCCAGCAATGGACGCGCCACTACTTCAGAGCCTCTCGGTGACACTCCAACTCTGCTTGGCATAAACCCTCTTAGTGCACTGCAGTCAGTTCTAAACAATCATCTGGGCAAGGCAAATAAGCCCCATAACTCCAGAGTAGATAAACTATCGGCTCACGCCCAGTCTATTTTTGCTGACATTAACCGTAGCAGCGAGAAACCAGCTTTAATGCTTAGGAACGCCATAAGAAAAAGGCCCGATAACCCCTTTCTCTTCGTTAACGATGACCAACCAATAGACCTGACGAAATCTAAACACAGCAAGCAAAGTTCCTCTCTACTCCAGCCCTCCTCCCCGATGCCACAGAAATACGCTCTGTCTGACATCGCAGATATGGTCAAGGTCCTTCCAAAAGCCACAACGCCGAAGCCCTCCGTGCCATCCAGGATCCCGGCGATGAAACTGGAATCGGATGTCAGGCGCTTTGAGGACGTGTCTGCCGAGGTGTACTCCGTCCACAAGCGTAAAGGGAGACAGTCAAACTGGAATCCTCGCCACCTTCTCATCCTGCAAGCCCAGTTTGCCTCCAGCCTCTTCCAAACCTCTGAGGGGAAATACTTACTCTCAGACCTCGGCCCTCAGGAACGGATGCACATCTCCAAGTTCACCGGATTGTCCATGACCACCATAAGCCATTGGTTAGCGAATGTAAAATACCAACTGCGGAAAACCGGAGGGACCAAATTTCTGAAGAGCATGGACACCGGGCACCCGATCTTCTACTGCAACGACTGCGCGTCCCAGTTCAGGTCACCGGCCTCCTTCATTTCCCATCTGGAATCCCATCTCGGGTTCCAAATCAAAGACATGTGCAAAATGCCAGTA